TAGCCCTCCACGTCGCACAGGGTTTCCTCGATCTTGGTCATGAGCCGGTTGAACCATGTGGCCAGGAGGCCGACTTCGTCGTTCTGGGTGTTGTCCACACGGGACTTGAGGTCGGCCTTGTTCTCGGCGATATCCTGGATTTTCTGACGGATGAGCGTCACCGGCCGGACCACGCAACGGCCCACGATGAAGAATACGTACACCACCGGGATGACCAGCAGGGCCGCCAGCACGGCCAGCAGGATGCGGCCCGTCTCGGCGATGATGGCATCCTGCTCGGCGACATCGCGCAGATACACCATCACGCCGATCTGCGTTCCCGTGTAGTCATTGACCGGAAAGGCGGCCACAGCCATATGCTGCTGCACGGCCACGGCCACACTGCGCTTGCCATCTTCCAACTGTGTCATGGCGGGAGTGAAATCCTTGATGAGATCGCCTTCCGCCGCCACCCGCACGAACCTGCCGTCCAGGACGGGGTACTTGCCCGCATCGTTGAGCGTCGCAGCCACGCCGAGCTTGTCTGCATTCATGTACAGCAACACGGCTTCCGAGGCGCTGGAGACGGACTTTTTGAACACCTGGCCGAAATCCGCCAGCACTTCCACGCTCCCCAGACGGTTGCCGGAGGCATCCACCACCGGGGTAACCCCGCGGATGGCGAAACCGCCCCGGCCCAACTCGATGCCCTTGACCGGGCGGCCCTGGCGGTTCACCTCCAGCACCGTGGGCCGGAAGGAGGTGAGGTCGTCGGAAACGTCCACCCACTGGTCGTTGCGCTTGACCTGTTTGTCGCGCCACAGCCGAACCAGACTGCGGCCATTGGGCAGATGATAGTGCAACTGGAGCTTCTGACCGGTGGCGGCCTGGTAGCCGTCCAGCACGGGCTTGAGCACGCGGCGCAAGTGCTCGCGGGCCTGCTGGGCCTGGGGGCTTTTTTCGTCGGCCATGTCGCCGCTGGCAGCCAGGGCGTAGGCCTCGGCCACCTCGGGCAGGGCGCTGGTCGTGGCGGCCATTTCCAGGGCCATCTGTGCGCTGGCGGCAATGGCCGACTCCACCTCCAGGGCCTTGGCCTGCATGGACTGCATGAGGTTTTTCTGATTGAGATCCTGCAACTGCTGGTCAATGAACCAATAGCAGGCGAATCCGAGCACAAAGGTCAAGGCTGCGAGCGGCAGTCCGATTTTTGCGCGAATACCCATCAAGTCCCCCAAGGTGACAGCGTCATGATGCGTAACCCCCTGCCAAAGGCAGGGGAAAAACATTGCTTACTACGGAAAAAGCCTGTGGCGCAACTACACAGACTAGAATGTGTCCATTTTCACAAGCATTGGAGAAAATCGGCCCACCACGTCCACCAGTTCGGCCTGGGCTGCCATGACGGCATGAATATCCTTATAGGCGCAGGGCGCTTCATCCAGGCCGCCACCCATCAGGGTGACGCCGTGGGCCTCCAGCTCGCGCGTCATCTGGTGCCAGTTTGCCCGCTTCCGGGCCTCGGTGCGGCTCATGCGCCGGCCGGCGCCGTGGGCCGCCGAGCACAGCGACGCCGGATTGCCCTTGCCGCGGACCACAAATCCCGGCGCCGTCATGGATCCCGGAATCACCCCCAACCGGCCCAGGTGCGCCGGCGTGGCCCCCTTGCGATGCACCACGGCCGGCCGACCGGCCACCGTTTCCACCCAGGCGAAGTTGTGGTGGTTCTCCACCGTGGCCAGCACCTCCAGCCCCAGCGCGCCGACGATGCGACGGTGGATGAGCTGGTGATTGGCCTCGCTGTAGCGGCCCATCAGCTCCATGGCTGCCCAGTATTCGCGGCCCTCGGCGCTGCCCAGCTCGAACCAGGCCAGATGCCGCAGCCGGTTGGGCAGCCCTGGCAGCAACGTCCTGGCCAGCCGGGAATAGTGTTGCGCCACCGCACCGCCCACGCCGCGGCTGCCGCTGTGGGAGAGCAGCGCCGAGTACCGGCCGGCCGGCAGATCGCCCCAGGTATCCAGCACGTGCAGTTCGCCGAACTCCACAAAATGATTGCCTGACCCGCTGGTGCCCAGCTGTTCCGCGGCCTTGTGCCGCTGCTCCTTGAGCAGACGGCAGAAGCCCCAGTCCTCGGCAAGCACCGGGTGTTCCAGGGGCGGCCGGAAGCTGCCCCCCACGCCGAATCGCGTCTGAGTCTCCAGGGCGGCAAGGAGAGACTCGCGCTTTTCCCGCATGCGCGCAAGGGGAAAATCCAGCACCGAAAGCCGCATGCGACAAGCGATGTCCATGCCCACGGCATAGGGGATGACGGCATTGTCCACGGCCAGCACGCCGCCAATGGGCAGGCCGTAGCCGGTGTGGGCGTCGGGCATGAGCGCGCCGGCGATGGCCATGGGCAGCCAGAGGGCGTTTTCCATCTGGTCCACGGCCCCGGCATCGTCTCCATGGGGCTCGGCAGATTCGGCGCAGCGGAAGTGCGCATAGGGAGCCGGCGTCTCCCGCAAGGCAATCTCGCGTCCCCGCGCCGGGCCGGCGGCATCCGGGCATGACGAGGCGCGGCGCTGGGCCTTGACGCGGGAGGATTTTTTTCGGGACGATGCAGTCATGCCCGGCAGCTACTCCCAGGTGGCGCTCAGGTCGCACGCGGTGCCGGCGCTGCGCCATCCGCTCGTCTGCACCACCACGCGGTCGCGCCCCTGACACTTGCCCGTGTACAACGCGGCATCCGCCGCACTGAGCAGGGCCTCGGGCGAAGTGGCTGCCACCACATCCAGCCCAGCCACCCCCAGGGTGACCTTGCACGGCAGCATGGCCCCGCCGGGCAAGGACATGGGCTGGCTGCGGATGGCCGCGCGCAACCGTTCGGCCAGCACCCGCCCCTGTTCCGAATCCGACCCCGGCAGCAGGATGGCAAACTCCTCCCCGCCGATGCGCGCCGCCACCTCGCCCTGGCGCACCAGCCGCTGCATGCGGATCGCCACCTGTCGCAGCACGGCGTCCCCAGCCGGGTGCCCGTAGATGTCATTGACTTGCTTGAAGTGATCCAGATCCGCCAACACCAGGGTCAGGGGCGTTTCCTGTCGCATGGCCAGGGAAAATTCCTGCTCGAAACGCTCCTGGAACAGCCGGCGGTTGTACAGTTTGGTCAGGGGATCGCGGATGGACTGCAGGGCAAAGCGTTCTTCGTTGCAGCCTATCAGGTAGCTGAAGACACCAAAGGCCGCCACTGTGCCCAGGGCCATGTAACTGAAGAGCCAGATGGCGTACTCGCGTGTCGCCATGGGCCAGAGATTGTGCACCGAGCACAAGACCGACCACCCCACGGGCGCACACGCCCCGAGCAGCATCCCTTCAACAAGGCGGCGATGCCGATGGGCAAGGGCCATGGCGTCTCCTGGTTTCAATGGACCGGGGTAATACCCGAGACGCCAACCTATCCTACTCCGGGCTGAAGAGCAAGAGACGATATCGATTTTTCCTGGAATATCACATGCCTTCGATCTCGACGCCTGTATTGGCCACCATCAGCCAATCACCGGCCCTCTGGCGTTTCGGCCGCCACTGCGTTACGGCCGGCGGCTTTGGCCTGATAGAGTCTTTGATCTGCCAGGGAAAACAGCGTCTCGGGCTCCGGGCAGTCCGGCGCCAGCGGCGCGCCGGCGCACGGGTGTATTGCGGCCACGCCGAAGCTGGCTGTCACCCTGCCATGGGGGGAGCAGGCATGGGGGATACCCAGCGTCTCCACCGCCTTGCGCAGACATTCCGCCACAATGACCGCCCCCGGCAAGTCCGTGTTGGGCAGGATGATGGCGAACTCCTCGCCCCCGTAGCGGGCCAAAACGTCCATGGGCCGGCGCAGGGAGTGGGAGAGGATTCCCGCCACATTGCGCAGGCAGTCGTCCCCGGCCAGGTGGCCGTAGTGGTCGTTGAAGGCCTTGAAGAAATCGATATCCGCCAACACCAGCCCCAGGGGTGTTTCCTCGCGCTGGGCGCGTCGGAATTCGCGGGTGAAGACCTCGTCGAAGCGGCGGCGGTTG
This sequence is a window from Megalodesulfovibrio gigas DSM 1382 = ATCC 19364. Protein-coding genes within it:
- a CDS encoding methyl-accepting chemotaxis protein, translated to MFFPCLWQGVTHHDAVTLGDLMGIRAKIGLPLAALTFVLGFACYWFIDQQLQDLNQKNLMQSMQAKALEVESAIAASAQMALEMAATTSALPEVAEAYALAASGDMADEKSPQAQQAREHLRRVLKPVLDGYQAATGQKLQLHYHLPNGRSLVRLWRDKQVKRNDQWVDVSDDLTSFRPTVLEVNRQGRPVKGIELGRGGFAIRGVTPVVDASGNRLGSVEVLADFGQVFKKSVSSASEAVLLYMNADKLGVAATLNDAGKYPVLDGRFVRVAAEGDLIKDFTPAMTQLEDGKRSVAVAVQQHMAVAAFPVNDYTGTQIGVMVYLRDVAEQDAIIAETGRILLAVLAALLVIPVVYVFFIVGRCVVRPVTLIRQKIQDIAENKADLKSRVDNTQNDEVGLLATWFNRLMTKIEETLCDVEGYKNLINAVPDPIFAVDDNYTILMANDATTKLLGCSQEELKKSTCASKFKTKVCGTPDCPIAHAKRTQGFWQADILDIGTSAKPHYIQPTGDLLKDCYGKVVGYVEVARNVTRLVEKENELSDKMRHLAEMNTELVRASEQIVDATDEMLQRFGQMTSNSDRQSHRVQETATAMEEMNATVLEVAQNASHAAEQAGDAKTKAEDGEAVVEQSVQAIAAVRTQAQALKQNMGELGQRAENIGQIMNVISDIADQTNLEVRKLAEKTMHATKEVGEAIRAIQDGARKNAAVVDTASQAVDSATTLASQSGEALKAIVRRVVETTAQVQAIAAAAEEQSAASEEITRAIAEVNDINSATVADLQASDAMLVRLASLAGKLRSLASS
- a CDS encoding RtcB family protein codes for the protein MTASSRKKSSRVKAQRRASSCPDAAGPARGREIALRETPAPYAHFRCAESAEPHGDDAGAVDQMENALWLPMAIAGALMPDAHTGYGLPIGGVLAVDNAVIPYAVGMDIACRMRLSVLDFPLARMREKRESLLAALETQTRFGVGGSFRPPLEHPVLAEDWGFCRLLKEQRHKAAEQLGTSGSGNHFVEFGELHVLDTWGDLPAGRYSALLSHSGSRGVGGAVAQHYSRLARTLLPGLPNRLRHLAWFELGSAEGREYWAAMELMGRYSEANHQLIHRRIVGALGLEVLATVENHHNFAWVETVAGRPAVVHRKGATPAHLGRLGVIPGSMTAPGFVVRGKGNPASLCSAAHGAGRRMSRTEARKRANWHQMTRELEAHGVTLMGGGLDEAPCAYKDIHAVMAAQAELVDVVGRFSPMLVKMDTF
- a CDS encoding GGDEF domain-containing protein, encoding MALAHRHRRLVEGMLLGACAPVGWSVLCSVHNLWPMATREYAIWLFSYMALGTVAAFGVFSYLIGCNEERFALQSIRDPLTKLYNRRLFQERFEQEFSLAMRQETPLTLVLADLDHFKQVNDIYGHPAGDAVLRQVAIRMQRLVRQGEVAARIGGEEFAILLPGSDSEQGRVLAERLRAAIRSQPMSLPGGAMLPCKVTLGVAGLDVVAATSPEALLSAADAALYTGKCQGRDRVVVQTSGWRSAGTACDLSATWE
- a CDS encoding GGDEF domain-containing protein, with amino-acid sequence MQQTGTRQRVLIVDDVAMNRAILGESLQRDYDTLYAEDGETALELAAADPAPDLILLDIILPGMNGHEVLRRLKAHPRTRNIPVVFITVKGEEEHEQRGLELGAVDYISKPFSLPIVRARVRTHLELKRHRDMLEDLSTQDGLTGIPNRRRFDEVFTREFRRAQREETPLGLVLADIDFFKAFNDHYGHLAGDDCLRNVAGILSHSLRRPMDVLARYGGEEFAIILPNTDLPGAVIVAECLRKAVETLGIPHACSPHGRVTASFGVAAIHPCAGAPLAPDCPEPETLFSLADQRLYQAKAAGRNAVAAETPEGR